The following coding sequences lie in one Lolium perenne isolate Kyuss_39 chromosome 2, Kyuss_2.0, whole genome shotgun sequence genomic window:
- the LOC127330217 gene encoding probable glutathione S-transferase GSTU1: MVAGEEKGLVLLDFWVSPFAQRCRIALAEKGLACESVEQELLGDKGELLLRSNPVHKKVPVLLHAGCAVCESLVILEYIEDAFAEATPRLLPADPLARAHARFWADYVDKTVYGIGTRLWKLKGEGMAAARAEMLQTLRTLDGELGGKAFFGGEAFGFVDVALIPLTSWFYSYEKHGEFSVQEEFPRLAEWARRCGERESVAKILTKPEDVLDFISLLKKCYGIVE; this comes from the coding sequence ATGGTGGCGGGCGAGGAGAAGGGTCTGGTGCTGCTGGACTTCTGGGTGAGCCCGTTCGCGCAGCGGTGCCGCATCGCGCTGGCGGAGAAGGGCCTGGCGTGCGAGTCGGTGGAGCAGGAGCTGCTGGGCGACAAgggcgagctcctcctccgcAGCAACCCCGTCCACAAGAAGGTCCCCGTGCTCCTCCACGCCGGCTGCGCCGTGTGCGAGTCCCTGGTCATCCTCGAGTACATCGAGGACGCCTTCGCCGAAGCGACGCCGCGTCTGCTCCCCGCCGACCCCTTGGCGCGCGCGCACGCGCGGTTCTGGGCCGACTACGTGGACAAGACGGTGTACGGCATCGGCACGCGGCTGTGGAAGCTCAAGGGGGAGgggatggcggcggcgcgggccgaGATGCTGCAGACGCTCAGGACGCTGGACGGCGAGCTCGGGGGCAAGGCCTTCTTCGGCGGCGAGGCGTTCGGGTTCGTGGACGTGGCGCTCATACCGCTCACGTCGTGGTTCTACAGCTACGAGAAGCACGGCGAGTTCAGCGTCCAGGAGGAGTTCCCGAGGCTGGCGGAGTGGGCGAGGCGGTGCGGGGAGAGGGAGAGCGTGGCCAAGATCCTGACCAAGCCGGAGGACGTGCTCGACTTCATCAGCCTGCTCAAGAAGTGCTACGGCATCGTCGAGTAG